The genomic segment ACTTAACAGTTCTTCTTTATCCATATGATATCCACTCTTCTTCCATTCATCCCTTAACTGCTGTAACGCTGCTccaatttcttttccagaagaCACAcccatttttcttaaatcatGGCCACTAACAGGGAAAGAAGGAACAGTCCATTGCTGCATTTCTCTTAAAAGATGTTCCTCTCCTTGGTATTTTAGAAGCTCACAGATCCTGGAATTTGTATTAGCTTCCCtagactaaaagaaaaaaagaatgagaggaTTCACTATGAAGCAGTAGAAGACAGCTCAAACTGTGCTCAACATTGCGTTATTCCCCTGACATCTCATTAAGCAACATCTGGACAAGATGAACTCCGAAAGTGAGGACCTCTCCTGCCTCACAAGTTTTAAAACTCAGTTCTAACTTGGAGGCTCTGGAAGATCCTTGGAGACTTCTGGAATTCCAGGTAATAGCTGTAACCATCATCTTCAACCTCCAACTGGAGAGGAACTATTTCCCTCCCTGTGAGAGACAGGCCTCACTCAGACTGCTGTCTCTCGCTTTCAGTCTCAGTTACTGCAGTCAAAGCGCAGAACTTCACCCCAAAATTACTCCAACTTTGCTGTGGAAGAACGTCACAGGCTGCCTACTTCACAGCACGCCTCCCAGAGAACACAAACCGATTCTCCTCAAATTGCACCAGCTTTCAGTACATGATTCAAGAGCTGAATTGTACATAAAAACGGTCCAGATCCCTTCTCAAAGGGGAGATCAGCTGGGACAGCACAGCAAACTGTCAGTCCCTACATACGGTCACAGGAATCTTCTGTTTCACATGATTGACCATGACATTTTTCAGCCTGACTCAAAGGTAGGTTTTTAAAGCCAATCAAAAAATTGCTGTAGAACACAAGGTGCTCAGAACTGCTAAAAATacggtggggttttttgtttgtttgtttcaaataatttcttaagaATTCATTTAGAGCCTCAGTattttggatggaaaaaaaaccccacttttgaACCCAAGTAGAAATGCCTGCTATTTATCCTCTTGCATAActatattaaaggaaaataatatttttatagcaaagTTTTTGCTTTATGTTGCAGAGACATGCCAGGACATTTCTGTTAATTTCCGGTCCCCTCTCCagaggaagaacagagagaaaaaccaaaaaaacccaagccaatCTCACCTTAGTTAACTGGAACAGGTATCAACAATACAGAGAGCTATTATTGCAGTTACTATGATGATCTTACACTGCCAGCAATCCAAATCTGGGTAATACCTTTTGTCAGTACATCCCACCTTTCTGATGGAAACATCATGTTCTTTAAGACCCTGGTAAAAATTTGCCTAAGACCAATAAACAAGTCTGCCGATGAAATGGCTCTTCCTTGACTCTTGAACGCCCTTTCTTTCCACTAAGCACCGTCATCTCTGCTACCCTGTCAAACTGgaaattcaaaataaagcaatatgAAATATGCTTACATCCATTATGAAGTCCTGATATGGTCTAAGTGGTTCTGGACCCGTAGCTTTGGTTAACTCTTGCCGGTGCTTCACTAAAAAGAGGccaaggtttttttcttcttttgagatTTTCAGCCTCAGATCAAGGTTGGTGACATCATCCTTTGCCTTGAACAACGATGTCAGAACAGTCATCGGTTTTGGGCAcagattttgaatatttttagagACTCTGTCAAATTCCTCTAAATTTCCATCAAGTGGTAGTCCTAAAacaatacacacacaaaaatgcaagaaagaGTGTTAGCAAtaaatgggggggaaaaaaaaatctgatttctttctAGGCAAAAAGTTTTATCTCATTTTGCCACACTGCACTTCTGTTTGTATATGATATAGGAGTAGGAAAACAATCTTCATTTCACTTTACCTATGTATTGGGCAATATCCAGCTCATACATAAGCCGAACCAAATGATTTACATGAtttccaagaagaatttttttcaattccATCCAAATCCTTTCTCCTGAGATTCCAGCCAAACCTTTGGCATTTTCTTTAACTGCTTGCAGTGTACTGGGTTCATGATCACCAGGTTTCTCTGCGATTCTTCCGTAAAACCTGTCCAAATAAAGCCTTTGTATGTTAGATTGAGAACAATTATTCCATTTATTACTGCTATTCAGAGAATCAATGTCATGAAGGTGTTAAATATTCAAATTTCAAATACTAGAGGAAACTTCAAAATATGACAATTACAACTCTTTTTTACACCACTGGTCTCTTTTTGCATGTTTCTGAAACCTTCTGCAATGTTTAGCTCATTTTTTGTAAACTAGGAAAGGCAAAACCTAGTACCTGAAATATCTTAAGATTCGTAAATAATCTTCTTGTATTCTCTCACTTGCCTTTCCTACAAAtctaattttcttgtttttcaagtCTTcatatccattaaaaaaatcatacagcATCCCATCCAaacctagaaaaaaaagaaaaaaaaatagaagaatatgAATTTACAAACATGGCTGGCACAATTAAACACTCTCATTTGAGCATATGGAAGACAAATTGTGTGATTTGACCTGGTTGGTCAGATCATCTTACATATTTGTACAGATATTTCAACTGATAGCAGTACgaaaccaaaactgaaacagaCTGGGAGAATTTACTGGCTTAAttggaaaagcagcatttcatctaaatatttgcttttgaaataatttaccTAAAAACATGGAATTGACAGTCAGATCCCTCCTTTCAGCGTCCTTTTCCCAGTCAGTGGTGAATTCAACCTCTGCATGTCGTCCATCGGTGACAACATCTATTCTAAGAGTAGTAATTTCAAAATTCTGTTCATGGAGCTGCAAATCCCACAGACATTGTTACTTCAACACAATCATGAATATAAATGTAAAAGCGGTGTAGTTTTTCAGCCTCATATTTGTACACAGTGCTCAAGCTGGATACATGCAAACCAACAGGTACCATGTTTTCATATAAAGCAGACAACCAAGAAATACAAACAcctgaaaatattcattaatCATTTTCTAGATATGCTGCAGAAATCTTCCTGCAGAAGACAGAATAAGAGGCAGAGGAATGAGCAAGGTAGAGGAAGGAAGACTTAGGAAATCAGGAGCAGGGAACACTAGGATCAACTTCCCCACTTTATCTGAACGTTTGGGTTGCCTACATTATCTTTTATAGTTATGACACAGCAGCGTGAATGGGTTATGCAGaggtaaaatgttttaaaatgtggtaATTAATGGAGTtctacaaacaaaaataaaaaaaatacctcCATACTTGAAAGCAGGGTCTCATTTAAACTCTTTAACAAAGAAGGAACGTGCCACCAGTTTTCTATTGGAAATGCTGC from the Caloenas nicobarica isolate bCalNic1 chromosome 11, bCalNic1.hap1, whole genome shotgun sequence genome contains:
- the TRNT1 gene encoding CCA tRNA nucleotidyltransferase 1, mitochondrial isoform X2, whose product is MKLQSPQFQALFTPGLRSLAELFEKKNYELRIAGGAVRDLLSGMTPQDIDFATTATPAEMKEMFTSAGVRLINNKGEKHGTITARLHEQNFEITTLRIDVVTDGRHAEVEFTTDWEKDAERRDLTVNSMFLGLDGMLYDFFNGYEDLKNKKIRFVGKASERIQEDYLRILRYFRFYGRIAEKPGDHEPSTLQAVKENAKGLAGISGERIWMELKKILLGNHVNHLVRLMYELDIAQYIGLPLDGNLEEFDRVSKNIQNLCPKPMTVLTSLFKAKDDVTNLDLRLKISKEEKNLGLFLVKHRQELTKATGPEPLRPYQDFIMDSREANTNSRICELLKYQGEEHLLREMQQWTVPSFPVSGHDLRKMGVSSGKEIGAALQQLRDEWKKSGYHMDKEELLSCLKKS
- the TRNT1 gene encoding CCA tRNA nucleotidyltransferase 1, mitochondrial isoform X1 — translated: MWAELLLLPCRAGLRLLPPLRLRHRAPGAMKLQSPQFQALFTPGLRSLAELFEKKNYELRIAGGAVRDLLSGMTPQDIDFATTATPAEMKEMFTSAGVRLINNKGEKHGTITARLHEQNFEITTLRIDVVTDGRHAEVEFTTDWEKDAERRDLTVNSMFLGLDGMLYDFFNGYEDLKNKKIRFVGKASERIQEDYLRILRYFRFYGRIAEKPGDHEPSTLQAVKENAKGLAGISGERIWMELKKILLGNHVNHLVRLMYELDIAQYIGLPLDGNLEEFDRVSKNIQNLCPKPMTVLTSLFKAKDDVTNLDLRLKISKEEKNLGLFLVKHRQELTKATGPEPLRPYQDFIMDSREANTNSRICELLKYQGEEHLLREMQQWTVPSFPVSGHDLRKMGVSSGKEIGAALQQLRDEWKKSGYHMDKEELLSCLKKS
- the TRNT1 gene encoding CCA tRNA nucleotidyltransferase 1, mitochondrial isoform X3: MWAELLLLPCRAGLRLLPPLRLRHRAPGAMKLQSPQFQALFTPGLRSLAELFEKKNYELRIAGGAVRDLLSGMTPQDIDFATTATPAEMKEMFTSAGVRLINNKGEKHGTITARLHEQNFEITTLRIDVVTDGRHAEVEFTTDWEKDAERRDLTVNSMFLGLDGMLYDFFNGYEDLKNKKIRFVGKASERIQEDYLRILRYFRFYGRIAEKPGDHEPSTLQAVKENAKGLAGISGERIWMELKKILLGNHVNHLVRLMYELDIAQYIGLPLDGNLEEFDRVSKNIQNLCPKPMTVLTSLFKAKDDVTNLDLRLKISKEEKNLGLFLVKHRQELTKATGPEPLRPYQDFIMDWP